TCTACAACTTCCCATGAAGCCTTAGGCTCCCCGCTTTTATACTTCATCAGGAAGTAAACAACTTTTTTCTTTATTCTTTCGCCACCTCTCATATAAAAATACTCAATTTCCCCGATTTTTTGAAGGATCTCCCCTTTTATTCCCGTCTCTTCTTCCACCTCCCTAAGCGCTGCATCCTCGACACTTTCCCATTGCTCTACGATCCCCTTAGGGAAGGTCCATACGCCAGAGGGATTTTTCACAAGCAGAATCT
This genomic interval from Hydrogenobacter sp. contains the following:
- a CDS encoding NUDIX hydrolase; translated protein: MLYEFSAGGVLIKDGKILLVKNPSGVWTFPKGIVEQWESVEDAALREVEEETGIKGEILQKIGEIEYFYMRGGERIKKKVVYFLMKYKSGEPKASWEVVDARFFPLEDAKKLVKYKGDKEILKKALSLAPLFPEKL